Proteins encoded by one window of Lutibacter sp. A64:
- a CDS encoding JAB domain-containing protein, with translation MFSHCIGGGTKQEGFIFIMRVSEIKVSYSSNNSEQVKIVSSETAYEVVLEHWDKDIIEFQEEIKVLLLNRANMVLGIYNLSKGGVSGSILDVKIVLSVALKCNASSIIIVHNHPSGNLTASTSDMSITSKLKEACKTLDLSLLDHLIISKDSFYSMNDNGLI, from the coding sequence TTGTTTAGTCACTGTATAGGTGGTGGAACAAAACAGGAAGGATTTATTTTTATTATGAGAGTTTCAGAAATTAAAGTTTCCTATTCCAGTAATAATTCAGAGCAAGTTAAAATTGTAAGTAGTGAAACTGCTTATGAGGTTGTTCTTGAACATTGGGATAAGGATATAATTGAATTTCAAGAGGAAATAAAAGTACTCTTGTTGAACAGAGCTAATATGGTTCTAGGTATTTATAACCTTTCAAAAGGTGGAGTATCAGGTAGTATTTTAGATGTTAAGATTGTACTAAGTGTTGCTTTAAAGTGTAATGCATCAAGCATTATAATAGTACATAATCACCCTAGTGGGAATTTAACAGCTAGTACATCAGATATGTCTATTACAAGTAAGCTAAAAGAAGCTTGTAAGACACTAGATTTATCTTTACTAGACCATCTAATCATTTCAAAGGATA